The Thiogranum longum genome includes a region encoding these proteins:
- a CDS encoding MBL fold metallo-hydrolase RNA specificity domain-containing protein, translating into MKILFHGADRGVTGSCHMVECAGKRILIDCGLYQGGHELVEENSAPFGFDPADIDYLLLTHAHLDHCGRIPLLVKQGFNGEIITTPASAELARLVMLDSAGLQEEEARYQLRKARRHGGNHGRNVEPLYTTLDALNSLEYFGRHAAYNEALRLDGGIDATFIDAGHILGSASIVLDLEEEGRKHRVLFSGDLGYSGRAVLRDPVSPQQPVDTVIMETTYGDRLHKQLEPSIHELYAVINETVRRGGNIIIPTFALERAQEILYYLREGVKDGHIEHFTNVFLDSPMAISATQIFRRHPECFNKETLKIFDGGTDPFDLPGLHFTRETAESMAINQIDGGAVIMAGSGMCTGGRVRHHLKHNLWRQQNSIVFVGYAAQGTLARRIIDGAESVRIFGEEIPVKASIHTIGGFSAHADQAELLAWQQRTGNPATTFLVHGEEDAMKAFSRKLSHTKVEMPELHQRYDL; encoded by the coding sequence ATGAAAATCTTGTTTCATGGTGCCGACCGGGGCGTAACCGGTTCCTGCCACATGGTCGAATGTGCCGGAAAACGCATTCTGATTGATTGTGGACTGTACCAGGGCGGACATGAGCTGGTGGAGGAGAATTCCGCGCCTTTCGGGTTTGATCCCGCAGATATCGACTATCTGCTCCTGACCCATGCCCATCTTGATCATTGCGGACGAATACCGCTGTTGGTTAAACAGGGTTTTAACGGCGAGATCATCACTACCCCGGCATCGGCCGAACTGGCGCGTCTGGTGATGCTGGATTCTGCCGGTCTTCAGGAAGAGGAAGCACGTTACCAGTTACGCAAGGCGCGCCGTCATGGTGGCAACCATGGCAGGAATGTAGAGCCACTCTATACCACGCTCGATGCGCTCAACAGCCTCGAATATTTTGGCAGGCATGCAGCGTATAACGAAGCCCTGCGACTCGACGGTGGTATCGATGCAACTTTTATCGATGCCGGACATATCCTGGGGTCCGCCAGTATCGTGCTGGATCTCGAAGAGGAAGGGCGCAAGCATCGTGTACTGTTTTCAGGAGATCTTGGTTACAGTGGCAGGGCAGTACTGCGTGACCCGGTCAGTCCGCAACAGCCTGTCGATACCGTGATCATGGAAACAACCTACGGGGACCGCCTGCACAAACAACTCGAGCCATCCATCCATGAGTTGTACGCCGTGATAAACGAAACTGTCCGGCGTGGCGGCAATATTATAATCCCAACGTTCGCGCTGGAGCGCGCCCAGGAAATACTGTATTACCTGCGAGAGGGTGTGAAGGATGGACACATCGAACACTTTACCAATGTCTTTCTCGATTCGCCCATGGCCATATCCGCCACACAGATCTTCCGGCGGCACCCGGAATGTTTCAACAAGGAGACACTGAAAATCTTCGACGGAGGTACAGACCCCTTTGACCTGCCCGGGCTGCACTTTACCCGTGAGACGGCGGAATCCATGGCGATAAACCAGATCGACGGTGGTGCGGTGATTATGGCGGGTTCAGGTATGTGCACCGGTGGGCGCGTTCGTCACCACCTCAAGCACAATCTGTGGCGGCAGCAGAACAGTATTGTCTTTGTCGGCTATGCCGCACAGGGCACGCTGGCACGCCGTATAATTGATGGCGCTGAATCGGTGCGTATATTTGGTGAGGAGATTCCGGTGAAGGCCAGCATCCACACCATTGGTGGATTCTCCGCGCACGCCGATCAGGCAGAATTACTGGCCTGGCAACAGCGAACCGGAAATCCGGCAACAACCTTTCTGGTTCACGGTGAAGAAGACGCTATGAAGGCATTTTCCCGCAAGTTAAGTCATACAAAGGTAGAGATGCCAGAACTGCACCAGCGTTATGATCTTTGA
- a CDS encoding plasma-membrane proton-efflux P-type ATPase, translating into MTQDTDTYAQQSVAETLKALDVDPAAGLTDAEVKQRLEKYGPNEIEEREEPLWHRIFRRFWAPIPWMIEAAAVLSALAGKWEDFVIILVMLLVNAGLDFFQEHRALNALKALKARMARQVTVMRNGITKVIPARDLVPGDLVRLRIGDIVPADVQLVSGDYLLIDQSALTGESLPVSRKINEVAYANTIVKQGEMLAVVINTGMNTRFSSVVSLVARAQLEERSHFQKMVIQIGNFLILITVALVLLIILVSLFRGDELIEIIRFALVLTVAAIPVALPAVLSVTMAVGAMNLARRQAVVSKLTAIEELAGVDVFCSDKTGTLTENRMQVAEPVVLDGHDIPELFLVAALASRLENNDPIELPIFHYIDEKLPDMDLAPYRQTHFIPFDPVRKRTEATIETDSETFTAVKGAAQVLAEMAELPDEEAAIVNTLVDQLASKGYRTLAVGRKPADQPLQLIGLIPLYDPPRPESAQVIADMRDYGVRVKMVTGDHIAIAREVGRLLGLEGETIRSKQLTGSGSQELLTLTSALSAAIYSRLKGDVSQSEARHFADEVMETLEQLYDTRLLEREFIYTHESAIIDMIEDVDLFAEVVPEDKYRIVDTLQKGGHLVAMTGDGVNDAPALKKADCGFAVANATDAARAAADIILTAPGLSVINEATKQARITFERMKSYATFRIAETIRIILFMTLSIVVFNFYPITALMIILLALLNDIPILAIAYDNTRVDRKPVRWNMSELLTVSSALGVTGVISSFLLFYILQKNGLPEELIQTLLFLKLIIAGHSTLYVTRIDDWFWKRPYPSGLLFGATFGTEILGTLIAVYGIFVTPIGWEYALGIWAYALLWFVINDAVKIQAYRILRNR; encoded by the coding sequence ATGACCCAGGACACTGATACTTACGCACAACAAAGCGTCGCCGAGACCCTGAAGGCGCTGGATGTCGATCCGGCCGCCGGACTGACCGATGCCGAAGTAAAGCAGCGTCTCGAGAAATACGGCCCCAACGAAATAGAAGAACGCGAAGAACCGCTCTGGCACCGGATTTTCCGGCGTTTCTGGGCTCCCATCCCGTGGATGATCGAGGCCGCAGCTGTGCTGTCTGCGCTGGCAGGCAAGTGGGAAGACTTCGTGATCATCCTGGTCATGTTGCTGGTCAATGCAGGCCTCGATTTTTTCCAGGAACATCGCGCACTGAATGCCCTGAAAGCGCTAAAAGCAAGAATGGCGCGCCAGGTTACCGTGATGCGCAACGGGATAACGAAGGTCATACCGGCCCGGGATCTGGTGCCCGGTGACCTGGTGCGACTGCGTATCGGCGATATCGTACCTGCGGATGTCCAGCTGGTTTCCGGCGACTACCTGCTTATCGACCAGTCTGCGCTGACCGGTGAGTCATTGCCGGTCAGCCGAAAGATCAATGAAGTCGCCTATGCGAATACCATCGTCAAGCAGGGTGAAATGCTGGCTGTGGTCATCAATACCGGCATGAACACGCGCTTCTCCAGCGTGGTTTCGCTGGTCGCCCGGGCCCAACTGGAAGAACGCAGCCATTTCCAGAAAATGGTTATCCAGATTGGTAATTTCCTCATCCTGATCACCGTTGCACTGGTGCTGCTGATCATACTGGTATCGCTGTTCAGGGGCGACGAGCTGATCGAGATAATCCGTTTCGCACTGGTACTGACGGTTGCAGCAATTCCTGTCGCCCTGCCTGCAGTGCTTTCAGTCACTATGGCGGTCGGCGCCATGAATCTCGCTCGCCGCCAGGCGGTAGTATCAAAACTCACCGCCATCGAGGAGCTGGCCGGTGTCGATGTGTTCTGCAGCGACAAGACCGGTACGCTGACCGAGAACCGTATGCAGGTCGCGGAACCGGTAGTACTTGATGGACATGACATCCCCGAGCTGTTCCTGGTCGCGGCACTTGCCTCGCGCCTGGAAAACAACGACCCGATTGAATTACCGATATTCCACTATATCGATGAAAAGCTGCCGGACATGGATCTGGCGCCCTATCGTCAAACTCACTTCATCCCCTTTGACCCGGTACGCAAGCGAACCGAAGCAACAATCGAAACGGACAGTGAAACGTTCACCGCCGTAAAAGGCGCTGCCCAGGTGCTGGCGGAGATGGCGGAACTACCGGATGAAGAAGCCGCCATTGTCAACACACTGGTCGACCAGCTTGCCAGCAAGGGATATCGCACGCTGGCGGTGGGCCGGAAACCGGCTGACCAGCCACTGCAACTGATTGGCCTGATCCCCCTCTACGACCCACCCCGCCCGGAATCCGCCCAGGTCATTGCGGACATGCGCGACTACGGTGTACGCGTCAAAATGGTCACCGGCGACCACATTGCCATTGCCCGCGAAGTCGGCCGACTGCTGGGGCTGGAAGGCGAAACCATCCGTTCAAAACAGTTGACCGGTAGCGGAAGCCAGGAACTGCTGACGCTGACATCGGCCCTGTCTGCGGCCATCTACTCGCGCCTCAAAGGTGATGTTTCGCAATCGGAAGCCCGGCATTTTGCTGATGAAGTCATGGAGACACTCGAACAACTTTACGACACGCGCCTGCTGGAACGCGAGTTCATCTACACCCACGAATCGGCCATCATCGACATGATCGAGGATGTCGACCTGTTCGCCGAAGTCGTACCGGAAGACAAGTACCGCATTGTCGATACGCTGCAAAAAGGCGGTCACCTGGTCGCCATGACCGGCGATGGCGTCAATGACGCCCCGGCACTGAAAAAAGCCGACTGCGGCTTTGCCGTGGCCAACGCCACCGATGCCGCACGCGCAGCGGCTGATATTATCCTGACCGCACCCGGCCTGTCCGTCATTAACGAAGCCACCAAGCAGGCACGCATCACCTTTGAGCGGATGAAAAGTTATGCAACGTTCCGCATTGCGGAAACGATACGCATCATCCTGTTCATGACGCTGTCAATTGTGGTGTTTAATTTCTACCCGATCACGGCGTTGATGATCATTCTGCTGGCACTACTCAACGATATTCCGATACTCGCTATTGCCTACGACAACACCCGCGTGGACAGAAAGCCGGTGCGCTGGAATATGAGCGAACTGTTGACAGTTTCCAGTGCACTGGGCGTAACAGGCGTTATATCGTCTTTCCTGCTGTTTTATATCCTTCAAAAAAACGGCCTGCCCGAGGAACTGATTCAAACACTGCTGTTCCTGAAGCTGATCATTGCCGGTCACAGCACGCTGTATGTCACGCGTATCGATGACTGGTTCTGGAAACGCCCCTACCCGTCAGGCCTGTTGTTCGGTGCCACCTTTGGCACTGAAATCCTCGGCACACTGATCGCGGTATACGGGATATTCGTCACGCCAATTGGCTGGGAATACGCACTGGGTATCTGGGCCTACGCCCTGCTCTGGTTTGTCATCAACGACGCAGTAAAAATCCAGGCCTACCGTATCCTGCGCAATCGCTGA
- a CDS encoding lipid A deacylase LpxR family protein, which yields MSYPTPLFSLLILIILSACQESAQAAPTGNANLHLREAAKYRLEFDNDLFVGSDNQFSSGWSFQYHSATGDDWARLESPAQQLARLGGRLPGLQNDNLYKRFNLSIGQIIQTPARLSESKLIKDDVPYAAIIAVQSTWITYNDETFHGIELTLGVVGPAALGEPSQNFVHRLLGVNEAEGWNNQLNSEPVLNVNYMRKKKFYRGGGPSGLKWDATIDGHAALGTLFTLAAVRLETRIGRNIPGGFTYYPDPIGHSMIYDATLSPALPSEPSLYTSITASAIAIAHNLLLDGNVFQNSHSIDKEPYVFMLNIGFHYETPRWGAHMDWTFTTDTVETASIDAAEDADNAFGTLMFEWKL from the coding sequence ATGAGCTACCCAACCCCGCTGTTTTCGCTCCTGATACTGATAATCCTGTCCGCTTGCCAGGAATCGGCTCAGGCGGCGCCAACCGGTAACGCCAACCTCCACCTGAGAGAAGCCGCCAAGTACCGGCTCGAGTTTGATAATGACCTGTTTGTCGGGTCGGATAACCAGTTTTCCAGCGGCTGGAGTTTCCAGTATCACTCGGCGACAGGCGATGACTGGGCACGGCTTGAATCGCCGGCACAACAACTGGCCAGGCTCGGTGGACGACTGCCAGGCCTGCAGAATGACAACTTGTACAAACGTTTCAACCTGTCGATCGGGCAAATCATTCAGACACCGGCCAGGCTCAGCGAGTCGAAACTCATCAAGGATGATGTACCTTACGCCGCCATCATTGCCGTGCAAAGCACCTGGATCACCTACAACGATGAAACATTTCACGGCATCGAATTAACGCTGGGCGTCGTTGGCCCTGCCGCACTGGGCGAACCTTCGCAGAATTTTGTTCACAGACTGCTGGGTGTGAATGAAGCGGAAGGCTGGAACAACCAGCTGAACAGCGAGCCTGTACTCAACGTGAATTACATGCGCAAGAAGAAGTTTTACCGCGGCGGCGGTCCTTCAGGCCTGAAGTGGGATGCCACGATCGATGGGCACGCCGCACTGGGCACCCTGTTTACGCTGGCAGCCGTGCGCCTGGAAACCCGCATTGGCCGGAACATACCCGGAGGCTTCACCTACTACCCGGATCCAATCGGGCACAGCATGATTTATGACGCCACCTTGTCACCGGCATTGCCATCTGAACCATCCCTGTATACTTCTATTACCGCTTCGGCCATAGCCATTGCACATAATCTTTTACTGGACGGTAACGTTTTCCAGAACAGCCACAGCATCGACAAGGAGCCCTACGTGTTTATGCTCAACATCGGCTTTCACTATGAAACGCCACGCTGGGGTGCGCACATGGACTGGACCTTCACTACCGATACGGTGGAAACCGCCAGTATCGATGCCGCAGAGGATGCCGATAATGCCTTTGGCACCCTCATGTTCGAGTGGAAGCTGTAA
- a CDS encoding universal stress protein produces the protein MFEIIPVNEENILAFKASGKLTDKDYKTFLPKLEALIREYGVISLYVELEDFQGWEPGAAWDDLRFGLQHDKDFKRIAIVGDNALEHLGVGLANFFTHTEMRFFDKSEADKAWDWLREKPEQKDRVRPVTPYRNILLATDFSVWSERAAHRARELCTQYDAKLHVLHIVEPLVFYYDDYDPILASMPLNDETQIVQAEDSMKKFAERTQLGKDTDLEVQWGTPKWSIVSWAREKAVDLIIVGSHGRHGIERLLGSVSSGVLHQAHCDVLVVKP, from the coding sequence ATGTTCGAAATCATACCGGTTAACGAAGAAAATATTCTTGCATTCAAGGCCAGTGGGAAGCTGACTGACAAGGACTACAAGACCTTTTTGCCGAAACTGGAAGCGCTGATACGTGAGTATGGCGTTATTTCCCTCTATGTCGAGCTGGAGGATTTCCAGGGCTGGGAACCCGGTGCGGCATGGGACGACTTGCGTTTCGGTCTTCAGCACGACAAGGATTTCAAGCGTATTGCCATTGTCGGGGATAACGCTCTCGAGCACCTGGGTGTGGGGCTTGCAAACTTTTTTACCCATACCGAGATGCGTTTCTTTGACAAGTCCGAGGCTGACAAGGCCTGGGACTGGCTGAGAGAGAAGCCCGAGCAGAAGGACAGGGTCAGGCCAGTGACGCCCTACCGGAATATTCTGCTGGCGACCGACTTTTCTGTCTGGTCAGAGCGTGCAGCGCACCGGGCACGGGAATTATGTACACAATATGACGCGAAGCTGCATGTACTGCACATAGTAGAGCCATTGGTGTTTTATTACGACGACTATGATCCGATACTTGCCAGTATGCCGCTGAACGACGAGACGCAGATTGTGCAGGCCGAAGACAGTATGAAGAAGTTTGCCGAGCGTACGCAACTGGGCAAGGATACCGACCTTGAGGTGCAGTGGGGCACACCAAAGTGGTCTATTGTTTCCTGGGCGCGTGAAAAAGCTGTTGACCTGATCATCGTCGGTTCACACGGACGGCATGGTATAGAGCGCCTGCTGGGCTCGGTCAGCAGTGGTGTGCTGCACCAGGCGCATTGTGATGTGCTGGTCGTGAAACCCTGA
- a CDS encoding APC family permease: MANGQSGNGDSKLTLKEVIAMGIGGMVGGGIFSVLGLAIAQAGHAAPIAFALGGCIALLTGLSYARLGLVYQSSGGSFTFIEHAFSNQNVAAIGGWLLLVGYVGTLSLYAFTFGVYGSAMLGADGANPAVHHFLETLILLSFLGVNLYGIKASGTSELVIVTIKVIILGLFAVIGLFYVRSDHLLPVFNQGYGGVVMGAALIFVAYEGFELIPNAINEMEDPQRNLTRAIMWSIAVTIAIYVLVSIVATGNLLPDEITRYKEYALAVAAKPFLGEAGFQLIGLAALFSTASAINATLFGTARLGMIMATQKALPSAFGFRRRQNNIPWFSLIAITLVTLVFVNTANLTIISSFASSTFLLIFALINLSACLLRDKTGGNALLPLAGLLLSLASWLALVFYLWETSRESLYWIGIMYLAIIAAELLFSQRRCILRPDED, translated from the coding sequence ATGGCAAACGGACAATCCGGAAACGGGGACAGCAAGCTCACCCTGAAAGAAGTTATCGCCATGGGTATAGGCGGCATGGTGGGCGGCGGGATCTTCTCCGTGCTCGGTCTGGCCATTGCACAGGCCGGCCACGCGGCACCGATTGCTTTTGCACTGGGCGGCTGTATCGCCCTGCTGACCGGCCTGTCCTACGCCCGGCTGGGACTGGTCTACCAGTCCAGTGGTGGCAGCTTCACGTTTATCGAACACGCCTTCAGTAACCAGAATGTTGCAGCGATTGGTGGCTGGCTACTGCTCGTTGGCTATGTCGGCACCCTGTCGTTGTATGCTTTTACCTTCGGCGTCTATGGCAGTGCCATGCTGGGCGCCGACGGGGCAAACCCGGCTGTGCATCATTTCCTGGAAACGCTTATTCTGTTGAGCTTTCTTGGTGTAAACCTGTACGGCATCAAGGCAAGCGGCACCAGTGAACTGGTGATTGTAACCATCAAGGTCATTATCCTCGGGCTGTTTGCCGTGATAGGCCTGTTCTATGTCAGGTCCGACCACCTGCTGCCGGTTTTCAACCAGGGGTACGGTGGTGTTGTGATGGGGGCAGCACTGATCTTTGTAGCCTACGAAGGCTTCGAACTGATTCCCAATGCCATTAACGAAATGGAAGACCCGCAGCGAAACCTGACGCGTGCCATCATGTGGTCGATTGCCGTTACCATCGCCATTTATGTTCTGGTCTCGATTGTGGCAACAGGAAACCTGTTGCCGGATGAAATAACACGTTACAAGGAATATGCACTGGCCGTGGCAGCCAAACCTTTCCTGGGCGAGGCCGGCTTTCAGCTGATCGGGCTTGCAGCACTGTTTTCTACCGCCTCTGCCATCAATGCCACCCTGTTCGGCACCGCTCGGCTGGGTATGATCATGGCGACACAAAAAGCCCTGCCGTCGGCCTTTGGCTTTCGGCGCCGGCAGAACAATATCCCCTGGTTCAGCCTGATCGCCATTACCCTGGTGACACTGGTGTTCGTGAACACCGCCAACCTGACGATCATTTCATCATTTGCCAGCTCTACGTTCCTGCTGATCTTCGCCCTGATCAACCTGTCGGCCTGCCTGTTGCGGGATAAAACCGGTGGCAATGCCCTGTTGCCGCTGGCAGGCCTGCTTTTGTCTCTGGCCTCATGGCTGGCACTGGTATTCTACCTGTGGGAAACCAGCCGCGAGAGCCTGTACTGGATCGGTATAATGTACCTTGCAATTATCGCCGCAGAGCTGCTGTTCAGCCAGCGCCGCTGTATCCTTCGTCCTGATGAAGACTGA
- the glgP gene encoding alpha-glucan family phosphorylase yields the protein MQTGHYLPRSMPDALHGLVTLALDLRWSWHHGSDVLWRQLDPELWDKTANPWLMLETVSDLRLGTLAEDRDFLDLLQKQLDAREAHFAEQSWFSREIDGDFKGHIAYFSMEFGICESLPIYSGGLGVLAGDFLKTACDLDVPVIGIGLLYQRGYFRQALNVHGEQIEFYPYNDPTMLPVVPLRDDQGEWVRISIELPGRNLDLRTWRAQVGRRTLLLLDSNDPLNDPGDRGITSELYGGGHEMRLQQEMALGIGGWRLLETLGIDSPVCHLNEGHAAFAILERCRLFMQRYKVSFRHALRATRAGNLFTTHTPVAAGFDVFEPELTSLYLGTLAEQMEISIDELLTLGRSHAGNLHEGFNMAYLALRGAGAVNGVSRLHGEVSRRIFLPLFPRWPEAEVPVGHVTNGVHVPSWDSAAADTLWTESCGKSRWLGTLETVEEDLRKVSNETLWQFRTTGRQRLVEFVRRRLAHQQCSRGATRPDASQCSEILEPDALTLGFARRFAEYKRPNLLLQDPARLLRLLTNRDRPVQLILAGKAHPRDNDGKTMLRQWHDFISTYQVWDRVVFIEDYDLDVAARLTQGVDVWINTPRRPWEASGTSGMKVLVNGGLNLSELDGWWAEAWTPDVGWAIGDRLEHAPSQDVIEAGELYRILETEVVPCFYQRDELGLPQEWVNRMRESMACLTTQYSTNRMLREYTENYYLSLADNYRDRRDNPEQVSAIERWHDTLLRHSPRIHFGNVSKTTRGDAYQFEVQVYLDDVPVEAVQVELYAEGIDGGAPVRSRLQCGPPLAGAVNAFTYTGSVPANRPITDYTPRVVPFFPKVAIPLEASPVYWYT from the coding sequence GTGCAAACTGGACATTACCTGCCGCGTTCCATGCCCGATGCACTGCATGGGCTGGTTACGCTGGCGCTTGATCTGCGCTGGAGCTGGCACCATGGCAGCGATGTACTGTGGCGTCAACTCGACCCGGAGCTGTGGGATAAAACCGCCAACCCCTGGCTGATGCTCGAGACAGTATCCGACTTGCGGCTTGGCACACTGGCCGAAGACCGGGACTTCCTTGACCTGTTACAAAAACAACTGGACGCACGCGAAGCGCACTTTGCCGAACAGTCCTGGTTTTCACGTGAGATTGACGGTGATTTCAAGGGACACATCGCCTACTTCAGCATGGAGTTCGGCATCTGTGAGTCCCTGCCCATTTACTCCGGCGGCCTCGGCGTACTGGCCGGTGATTTCCTTAAAACGGCTTGCGACCTCGATGTGCCTGTCATCGGAATCGGGCTTTTATACCAGCGCGGCTACTTCCGCCAGGCACTGAACGTGCACGGTGAGCAGATCGAGTTCTATCCTTATAATGACCCGACCATGCTGCCCGTTGTACCGTTGCGCGATGACCAGGGCGAGTGGGTACGCATCAGTATCGAACTGCCCGGGCGTAACCTGGACCTTCGCACCTGGCGGGCGCAGGTTGGACGTCGTACCCTGCTGCTGCTCGACAGCAATGATCCGTTGAACGACCCCGGCGACCGCGGTATCACCAGCGAGCTGTATGGTGGTGGCCATGAAATGCGCCTGCAACAGGAAATGGCGCTTGGTATCGGTGGCTGGCGACTGCTGGAAACCCTGGGTATCGATAGTCCCGTATGCCACCTCAACGAGGGACACGCTGCATTCGCCATACTCGAACGCTGCCGTTTATTCATGCAGCGTTACAAGGTCAGCTTCCGCCATGCGCTACGTGCCACCCGGGCCGGAAACCTGTTCACAACCCATACACCGGTCGCCGCCGGCTTCGATGTATTTGAACCCGAACTGACAAGCCTGTACCTCGGCACCCTCGCGGAGCAGATGGAAATCAGCATTGATGAACTGCTCACACTGGGTCGAAGCCATGCGGGTAACCTGCACGAAGGGTTCAACATGGCCTACCTCGCGTTACGCGGTGCCGGTGCCGTGAATGGTGTCAGTCGCCTGCACGGAGAAGTCAGCCGACGGATTTTCCTGCCACTGTTTCCGCGCTGGCCCGAGGCCGAAGTCCCTGTTGGTCACGTCACCAACGGCGTACACGTCCCGAGCTGGGACTCGGCTGCTGCCGACACCCTGTGGACCGAAAGCTGTGGAAAGTCCCGCTGGCTGGGCACGCTGGAAACGGTTGAGGAGGATCTGCGCAAGGTATCGAATGAAACACTCTGGCAATTCCGCACCACCGGCCGGCAGCGACTGGTAGAGTTTGTTCGCCGCCGCCTCGCACATCAGCAATGCAGCCGTGGCGCCACACGCCCCGATGCCAGCCAGTGCAGTGAAATACTGGAACCGGATGCCCTGACACTGGGTTTTGCCCGTCGCTTCGCTGAATACAAACGACCTAACCTGCTGTTGCAGGACCCGGCACGCCTGTTACGTCTGCTGACAAACCGTGACCGCCCGGTACAATTGATTCTTGCCGGCAAAGCACACCCGCGCGATAACGATGGCAAGACCATGCTGCGTCAGTGGCATGATTTTATCTCGACATACCAGGTCTGGGACCGTGTGGTATTTATCGAAGACTATGACCTCGACGTGGCCGCCCGGCTTACACAGGGCGTGGACGTCTGGATCAATACACCGCGCAGACCCTGGGAGGCCAGTGGCACCAGCGGCATGAAGGTGCTGGTCAATGGTGGACTCAACCTGTCCGAACTGGACGGCTGGTGGGCCGAGGCCTGGACGCCGGACGTGGGCTGGGCGATAGGTGACAGGCTGGAGCATGCGCCATCACAGGATGTCATCGAGGCCGGAGAGTTGTACCGTATCCTGGAGACCGAGGTCGTCCCCTGCTTTTACCAGCGTGACGAGCTCGGGCTTCCGCAGGAATGGGTCAACCGGATGCGTGAAAGCATGGCATGTCTGACCACGCAGTATTCCACCAACCGTATGTTACGTGAGTACACGGAAAACTATTACCTGTCGCTCGCGGATAACTATCGCGATCGTCGCGACAACCCTGAACAGGTGTCTGCCATCGAACGCTGGCACGACACACTGCTGCGTCACAGCCCGCGCATCCACTTTGGCAATGTCAGCAAAACCACCCGTGGCGACGCATATCAGTTCGAGGTCCAGGTCTACCTCGACGATGTACCGGTGGAAGCCGTGCAGGTCGAACTCTACGCAGAAGGTATCGACGGGGGCGCACCGGTGCGCAGCAGATTACAGTGCGGTCCACCACTGGCCGGTGCTGTTAACGCCTTTACCTACACGGGTAGCGTACCTGCAAACCGGCCGATTACGGATTACACACCACGCGTCGTCCCGTTTTTCCCGAAAGTGGCAATCCCGCTCGAAGCCAGCCCGGTTTACTGGTACACCTGA
- a CDS encoding HdeD family acid-resistance protein: MNQPEPALPTPGTLGRYTLITGILLAILGTVGILLPTVVSLGTSVLIAWLMIAGGLFWAYHTWQYNARNFMDWLKPVLLIVSGGLMLFYPLSGVAAVGMLLSIYLLLDAFGSFALASAIRPASGWGWMVFNGIVSLALAILFLVGWPETSLWLVGLYVSISLVFDGWALIIIGWALRKSSVI, from the coding sequence ATGAACCAGCCAGAACCTGCATTACCAACACCAGGAACCCTCGGCCGCTATACCCTGATTACCGGCATCCTGCTCGCCATACTCGGCACGGTGGGTATACTGCTGCCAACCGTCGTTTCACTCGGTACCAGTGTCCTGATTGCCTGGCTGATGATTGCCGGCGGGCTGTTCTGGGCCTACCATACCTGGCAATACAACGCCCGCAACTTCATGGACTGGCTGAAACCGGTACTGTTGATCGTAAGTGGTGGCCTGATGCTGTTCTATCCATTATCCGGCGTAGCCGCTGTTGGCATGTTACTGTCGATCTACCTGCTGCTTGATGCATTTGGCAGTTTCGCTCTGGCAAGCGCTATTCGTCCGGCCAGTGGCTGGGGCTGGATGGTCTTTAACGGCATTGTATCACTGGCACTGGCCATCCTGTTTCTTGTCGGGTGGCCGGAAACCTCACTGTGGCTGGTCGGGCTGTATGTCAGTATCAGCCTGGTGTTTGATGGCTGGGCACTGATTATCATCGGTTGGGCATTACGCAAGTCCTCCGTCATCTGA